The genomic segment CGGCCGCCATCGGCGGCAGCCAGCGCTGCTTCTGCTCCTCGCTGCCGAAGCTCCAGATGGCGTACATGGCCAGTGAGCCCTGCACCGAGACGAGCGAACGGACACCGGAGTCGGCCGCCTCCAACTCCAGGCAGGCCAGCCCGTAGCTGACCGCGGACGTACCGGCGCAGCCGTAGCCGGTCAGGTGCATGCCGAGCAGGCCCAGCTTGCCGAACTGGAGCGCCAGCTCCCGGGCCGGCATCCGCCCCTGCTCGTACCAGTCGGCGACCTGCGGGCGCACCTCGGCGTCCAGCAACCGGCGTACGGCGTCCCGGATCTGTCGTTCCTCGTCGGACAGCAGCGCGTCGAGTTCGAGCAGGTCCAACGGGGCGATCCGGTCCATCGGCTCAGCCCACCGGTTCGGGCAGCACCAGCACCCGGGCGTGGATCTGGTTGCGCTGCTGCAGCGCGGCCCGCAGCGCCCGGTGCAGCCCGTCCTCCAGGTAGAGCCCGCCGCTCCACTGCACCACGTGTGGAAACAGGTCGCCGTAGAAGGTCGAGTCCTCGGCCAGCAACTTGTCGAGGGCCAGCTCCCGCTTGGTGGTGATGAGCTGGTCGAGCCGCAACGGCCGGGGTGGGATCTCTGACCACTGCTTCAACGTGAGCCCGTGCTCCGGGTAGGGACGCCCGTCCCGGACCGCCTTGAAGATCACGCGAAAGCTCCCCTCCCCATGGCCAGCCGACGCGGCACCCCGCCGGGTCCGGTCGGCCCCGACAAGCCGACCCCCGCGCCGTTAACGCGTGCCAGCCTAGCGACCGGTGGCGAGATAGCGGTTTGTTACCCGATGTCAGTTCCGTTACTGCTCTGCCGTGGCGGTCCAGCGTCCCCGGTGCACCACCTCGTCGACCGGCCGCCGGCCGCGCTTCAGGGACGGTGACCGGTGGTCGGTGGCAGGGTAACCGATGGTGAGCGCACCGATCGGGGTGTACTCCCCCGGCACCGCGAACGTTTCTCGGAAGGCCGCCGTCCGCTCCGGCGGAATCCCGAAGAAGCAGGCGCCGAGCCCTTCGTCGACGGCGGTGAGCAGCATCAGCAGGGCCGCGAAGCCGGTGTCGATGTGCCAGTACGGCACCGGCCAGCGGGCCTCGTCGCGGTCGGTCCACCCCTTGTCGGGCTCGGCATACCGGTCCAGGTAGGCGGACCGGTTGGCGTGCGGCACCACGATAAGCGGCGCCCGCCGCATCCCGGCCAGCCACCGACTGACCGGCTTCGCCGCATCCGCCCCACCGCTTGACGAGCCACCGCTCGGCGCACCGCCGCTCGGCGCACCGCCGCTCGACGAGCCGCCGCTCGACGAGCCGCCGCTGGGCGGGCCGCCGTCGGCCGAGTCGTCTTCGGCCGTGGTCGGGGTGGTCGCGGTCCAGAAGGCGGCCCGGTCGGCGGGGTCGGTGAGCACCAGGAAGCCCCAGCCCTGTGAGAAGCCGGCGGACGGCGCGCGGATCGCGTGGTCGAGGATCCGGTCCACCAGATCCGGCGGGACCGGCCGGTCCGGATCGTAGTTGCGGACCATCCGGCGCCGCCGGACAACCTGGGCGAACTCCATGACCGTGACCTCCGGATCCGCCGCCCCACTGCGGCTCCGCCGATCATGCCTGGTCGCCCGCCGGCAGACGCATCACACCCGACTCGCACCGCTCGGCCGATCGCGCCTGCGTGGCCGGCCGGGCCGACGCGTCATACCCGACTCGCACCGCCCGGCGGGCCGATCGCGCCTACTCGGCCGCCGGGCGAGCGGATCACTGCTGGTCGCCCGGGTGGATTCCCCAGCTGGCCCGCCAGGTCTGGTCGGGTTCGAGGACGATCAGGTCGCGGCCGGACCGGAAGGCGTCCGGCGGGCAGGTCATCGGCTCCACCGCCACCGACCGCCGGTTGCGCTGCCCGGTCAGGGTGTCCCCGGTGAAGACCTGCCACCAGCCGAACGACCCATCGCCCCAGATGCGTACCTTGGCCGAGCCGTCCGGGCTGGCCAGCGTGACGCTCGACCCGCCGTCGGGCTCGTGGTCGACGTCGCCGAAGGCGAGGTCCAGCACCGCGGTGCCGATCCGGCGCGGCTCGGTGAAGTCGAAGTCGCCGCCGGATACCTTCGCCGCGCCGATCGGCAGCAGCCGGCCGTCCACAAGTATCCGGCTGCGCGCCGGCACCCGCAGCAGCAGGTCGTCCACGGCCACCCCGGGCAGTTGCAGGTACGGGTGGACGGAGAACCCGAACGGGCACGGCTCGTCGCCGACGTTCGTCACCTCGTGCTCCGCGCGCAGCCCACCGACCCCGACCGACCAGCGGGTACGCAGGTGCAGCGGCCACGGGTAGCCCGGTTGGGGCATCAGGTCGCAGGTGACCGTCACCGCGTCCTTCTCGTGGGACTCCAACCGCCAGGGCAGCCAGTTGACCAGGCCGTGCAGCGCCGTGTTGCGGACCGGCTCGGTCAGCGACAGCTGCAGGGACTTCCCGCCGAAGGTGTACTGCCCGTCGCGGATCCGGTTCGGCCACGGGGCCAGCACCTGGCCGGCGCCGCCGACGCAGATCTCGTCCTCGGCGTAGCCGTCGACGTAGTCGGTCCCGTCCGCCCGGTAGGTCCGCAGCCCGCCGCCGATCTCGACCACGACGGCTTCCTGCCCGTCGCCCGAGATCATCCACTGTGCACCTGAAGGGGGCCGCCGACGGCCGGCCTGGACGTTCGTCATGCTCGGACGATATCGGTTACCACCCGGACCCGCGCGGCTACCGCAACGGTCGAGGCCGTACGCCACCTGGCCGCCGGTACCTCCGGTGCCGGACGCGCCTCAGAACGCCAGCTGACCGGGGCACCTTGGGTCGCGTGGCACTCAGAACGCCAGCTGACCGGGGAACCTTCGGTCGCGTGGCACTCAGAACGCCAGCTGACCGGGGAACCTTCGGTCGCGTGGCACTCAGAACGCCAGCTGACCGGGGAACCTTCGGTCGCGTGGCACTCAGAACGCCAGCTGACCGGGGAACCTTCGGTCGCGTGGCACTCAGAACGCCAGCTGACCGGGGAACCTTCGGTCGCGTGGCGCCTCAGATGGAGCGCCGGATGTAGCGGTTCGGTCTGTTGCCCGCCTGCCGGTGCGCCTTCAGGTTGCCGCGCGCCCACTCCAGCAGTCGGCACCCGTCGTCCACGCACTGCTCGCACCGGCCGGGCTCCCACCGGCCACCGCTGTAGTTGGTGTGCTGCCGTACCACCCGCCGGGAGACCCAGAGCACCAGAGCGGGCGTCACCGGCCCATCGTCCAACGGCATGCGCAGACCTCCCAGAGCCAGGCAGCCCGGCCCCGGAGCCTGCTGTCACGGAGCCGGACCGCTACCGGTTGATCCCCTGTGGTTGCCGACCGTAAGGGACCAAGGACCAACCTGCCATGGGTATCCATCGGTAGTCAGGGACTGGCCATGGGTGATTGACTCGGTCTGCCGACCGTAGGGAGATCACCGTCATGCCGCCGCAGTACGCCTACCAGCGGGTTGCCGAGGACCTGACCAGGAGAATTGAGTCCGGAGAGTTCCCGCCCGGTGCCCGACTGCCCAGTCGCGCGGAACTGTGTGCGGAGTACCAGGTCTCGTCATTCGTGGCAGACCGCGTCTTCCTGATCCTGAAGATGAACGGGCTCACCGAGTCCCTCCCCGGCGCTGGCGTCTACGTTCGCGACCACTAGACACTCGCGGACACCAAGATCCACAGGACATCCGGCACGCCCTTCGGCGAAATGCCATGCCCAATGTCCTGTGGATCTTGAGATCCGGGTGGAGTCGGTGGCAGCCGCGTCAGATTTGCGTGATCAACTGATCAAGTCGCGCTTTTTGGGGCGTACCCGGGAGTTTTCATCTGTTGATCTTGGAGCGAGGGTCAGTGGGGGGAGCGGTAGCGGAGTAGGGCGGGGAAGGTGGCGGCCAGGAGGAGGGCCAGGATGGCAGCGGCGATTCCGCCGCCGACCCAGGAGAAGGTCACGCCGAAGACGGTGGCCATCACGCCCGCCCGCAGGTCGCCGAGGCGCGGACCGCCGGCGACCACCGTGGTGTTCACCCCCTGCAGCCGGCCGCGCATCCGGTCCGGGGCGTACACCTGCAGCATCGACTGGCGGAAGACCGCGCTGACCAGGTCGGCGGCGCCGGCCAAGGCGAGCAGCAGCACCACCAGCCAGAGTTGCCGGGCCAGTCCGGCCAGCGCGATCGCCAGCCCCCAGCCGACCACCGCCGCCACCAGGCCAACCCCCTGCCGGCGGACCCGGCCGATCCAGCCGGAGGTGAGCCCGCCCAGCACCGAGCCGATCGCGATCGCGCTGAACAGCCAGCCGACCGCCGAACCACCGCCGAACCGCTCCTGCGCCACCTGCGGGAACAGCGCCCGGGGCATGGCCAGCACCATGGCGATGACGTCCACCGCGAACGACAGCAGCAGCACCGGCGTGGTGGCCAGGTAGCGCAGCCCGTCGGCGATGCTGCGCAGCCCGGCGCTGCGGGCACCGCCCGGCTCCGGGTCCACCGGCGGTACCGGCGGCAGCCGGTAGGTGGCCCAGAGCATGACGGTGAACATCAGCGCGTCCACCCCGTAGGCCAGCGACAGGGCGGCGCCGGTGTCGAAGCGGGCGAAGAGCAGGCCGGCGGTGAGCGGGCCGATCACCATGGTCGCCTGGAAGGTGGTGAAGTTGAGGGTGATCGCCGCCGGCACCAGCGGCTTCGGCACCAGCCGCGAGACGATCGCGTTGCGGGTCGGCGAGCTGATCGCGAAGGCGGTCGACTGCACCGCGATCAGGGCCAGCAGCAGGTACGCGTTGTCGACCCGCAGCAGCGCCTGGAGCAGCAGCCCGAGGGTGGACGCCCACATCAGCGCCGAACTGGACAGCAGCAGCCGGCGGCGGTCCACCGCATCGGCGATCGCCCCGCCCCACAGCCCGAAGACCAGCAGCGGTACGAGCGCCGCCAGCCCGATCAGCCCGACCCAGAGCGAGTCGTTCGTCAGCGCGAACATCTCGACGGGCACCGCGACGGCGGTGAGCTGGAAGCCGAACATCGCCACGCCGTTGCCGAGCCACAACCGCCGGTACGGCACCACCCGCAACGGCCGCACGTCGATCGCCCACCGCCGGCGGACGTCGGCAGCCGGCTCTTTGTCGATCTTCGTCAAGGCGCTAGTCGCTCGATGATCCACGCTCCCTTCCCGGTCAGACGGTAACGCAGCCGATCATGCAGGCGGCTGGCCCGGCCCTGCCAGAACTCCACCGTCTCCGGCACCACCCGCAGGCCGCCCCAGTGCGGTGGGGTCGGCACCTCGTCGGGGAACCGCTCGGCCGCCGCCTGGTAG from the Solwaraspora sp. WMMD1047 genome contains:
- a CDS encoding type II toxin-antitoxin system VapB family antitoxin, with the translated sequence MIFKAVRDGRPYPEHGLTLKQWSEIPPRPLRLDQLITTKRELALDKLLAEDSTFYGDLFPHVVQWSGGLYLEDGLHRALRAALQQRNQIHARVLVLPEPVG
- a CDS encoding nitroreductase family protein, whose amino-acid sequence is MEFAQVVRRRRMVRNYDPDRPVPPDLVDRILDHAIRAPSAGFSQGWGFLVLTDPADRAAFWTATTPTTAEDDSADGGPPSGGSSSGGSSSGGAPSGGAPSGGSSSGGADAAKPVSRWLAGMRRAPLIVVPHANRSAYLDRYAEPDKGWTDRDEARWPVPYWHIDTGFAALLMLLTAVDEGLGACFFGIPPERTAAFRETFAVPGEYTPIGALTIGYPATDHRSPSLKRGRRPVDEVVHRGRWTATAEQ
- a CDS encoding aldose 1-epimerase family protein is translated as MTNVQAGRRRPPSGAQWMISGDGQEAVVVEIGGGLRTYRADGTDYVDGYAEDEICVGGAGQVLAPWPNRIRDGQYTFGGKSLQLSLTEPVRNTALHGLVNWLPWRLESHEKDAVTVTCDLMPQPGYPWPLHLRTRWSVGVGGLRAEHEVTNVGDEPCPFGFSVHPYLQLPGVAVDDLLLRVPARSRILVDGRLLPIGAAKVSGGDFDFTEPRRIGTAVLDLAFGDVDHEPDGGSSVTLASPDGSAKVRIWGDGSFGWWQVFTGDTLTGQRNRRSVAVEPMTCPPDAFRSGRDLIVLEPDQTWRASWGIHPGDQQ
- a CDS encoding winged helix-turn-helix domain-containing protein; protein product: MPPQYAYQRVAEDLTRRIESGEFPPGARLPSRAELCAEYQVSSFVADRVFLILKMNGLTESLPGAGVYVRDH
- a CDS encoding MFS transporter; amino-acid sequence: MDKEPAADVRRRWAIDVRPLRVVPYRRLWLGNGVAMFGFQLTAVAVPVEMFALTNDSLWVGLIGLAALVPLLVFGLWGGAIADAVDRRRLLLSSSALMWASTLGLLLQALLRVDNAYLLLALIAVQSTAFAISSPTRNAIVSRLVPKPLVPAAITLNFTTFQATMVIGPLTAGLLFARFDTGAALSLAYGVDALMFTVMLWATYRLPPVPPVDPEPGGARSAGLRSIADGLRYLATTPVLLLSFAVDVIAMVLAMPRALFPQVAQERFGGGSAVGWLFSAIAIGSVLGGLTSGWIGRVRRQGVGLVAAVVGWGLAIALAGLARQLWLVVLLLALAGAADLVSAVFRQSMLQVYAPDRMRGRLQGVNTTVVAGGPRLGDLRAGVMATVFGVTFSWVGGGIAAAILALLLAATFPALLRYRSPH